A section of the Tenrec ecaudatus isolate mTenEca1 chromosome 10, mTenEca1.hap1, whole genome shotgun sequence genome encodes:
- the LOC142458526 gene encoding olfactory receptor 1N2-like, with amino-acid sequence MADKSNHSSVSEFLLLGFSERPDQQPLLLGIFLSMHLVTVMGNVLIILAISFEPHLHTPMYFFLSNLSFADACFSSTIVPKMLVNIQTHRQTIRYEGCLAQMHFFMTFGALDDLLLGAMAYDRYVAICRPLHYTTLMSPLLCVLLLALCWVLTTLAALLHTLLMARLSFCSGNTIHHFFCDVVPLLQLSCSDTSTNQIALFIVCSMILTGPLSLIIMSYAHILSTILRVPSASGRQKAFSTCGSHLTVVFLFYGAAIGVYLCPPSSHSGGKDRIAAVFYTVVTPMLNPFIYSLRNKEMKTALGRLIGLSTLSSQGL; translated from the coding sequence ATGGCAGACAAAAGTAACCATTCTAGTGTCTCTGAATTTCTCCTCTTGGGTTTCTCTGAGAGACCAGACCAGCAGCCTCTTCTACTTGGCATCTTCCTGAGCATGCACTTGGTCACTGTTATGGGCAACGTGCTCATCATCCTGGCTATAAGCTTTGAGCCACACCtccacacccccatgtacttcttcctgtcCAACCTCTCCTTTGCTGACGCCTGCTTCTCCTCCACCATCGTCCCCAAGATGCTGGTGAACATCCAGACACATCGTCAGACCATACGCTATGAGGGGTGCTTGGCTCAGATGCATTTCTTCATGACATTTGGTGCTCTGGATGACTTGCTCTTGGGTgcgatggcctatgaccgctacgtGGCCATCTGCAGGCCTCTTCACTACACCACACTCATGAGCCCTCTCTTGTGTGTACTCCTTCTTGCGTTATGCTGGGTTCTCACCACCCTGGCTGCCCTCTTGCACACACTACTTATGGCCAGGCTGTCCTTCTGTTCAGGCAACACTATTCATCACTTTTTTTGTGATGTGGTCCCCCTGCTACAGCTCTCCTGCTCAGACACAAGCACCAACCAGATAGCCTTGTTCATCGTGTGCTCCATGATACTTACTGGTCCCCTCTCACTGATCATTATGTCATATGCACATATCCTCTCCACCATCCTCCGGGTCCCATCTGCTTCTGGCAGGCAAAAGGCCTTCTCTACCTGTGGATCTCACCTCACGGTTGTTTTCCTCTTCTATGGTGCAGCTATTGGTGTGTACCTGTGTCCCCCTTCTTCACACTCGGGGGGAAAAGATAGAATTGCAGCTGTGTTTTACACAGTGGTGACCCCCATGCTGAACCCCTTCATCTACAGCCTTAGGAACAAGGAGATGAAGACAGCATTGGGAAGGCTTATTGGCCTGAGCACACTTTCCTCTCAGGGACTTTAA